A genomic window from Chitinophaga pollutisoli includes:
- a CDS encoding collagen-like protein, giving the protein MKLSQLPMLILLVSAVFLVSACGKDGDAGPAGTAGEKGDKGDPGTPGTNGIIYSDWLDVMYEADTIHTSGGTVDTIGFYAIIPAPKLTAQLLATADVKVYINLNDASDPVIAPLPYVEQSGLVIRFVASAGELTIDANVDPSTYTANGKKYLQHRYMIVPGGTAARHAGSDVNWSDYSAVKAYLGLKD; this is encoded by the coding sequence ATGAAATTATCCCAATTACCGATGCTGATATTATTAGTATCCGCTGTTTTCCTGGTGAGCGCCTGCGGCAAGGATGGTGATGCCGGGCCAGCCGGTACTGCCGGCGAAAAAGGTGACAAAGGTGATCCCGGTACGCCTGGCACTAACGGCATCATTTACTCCGATTGGCTGGATGTCATGTATGAAGCAGACACCATTCATACCTCCGGCGGCACCGTTGATACGATTGGCTTTTACGCCATTATCCCTGCACCAAAACTGACCGCCCAGCTGCTGGCCACCGCTGATGTAAAAGTATACATCAACTTAAATGACGCCTCAGACCCCGTAATCGCACCGTTGCCTTATGTGGAGCAGAGCGGGCTTGTCATCCGGTTTGTGGCAAGCGCCGGCGAACTGACAATAGATGCCAACGTGGATCCCAGTACCTACACTGCCAACGGTAAAAAGTATCTTCAACACCGGTATATGATTGTACCCGGTGGTACGGCTGCCCGCCACGCCGGCTCCGATGTTAACTGGAGCGATTATAGCGCGGTTAAAGCTTATTTGGGGCTTAAAGATTAA
- a CDS encoding efflux RND transporter periplasmic adaptor subunit encodes MNRILIFLVYFSLSATLISCAGKGGQERPAESGGEAHEHEHESENTASLTNEQMKSIGVRLGNIERKQLTASLKANGVLKVPNQNRATIHSIYSGVIRSLLVQTGNTVTKGQVIATIANPQFLMLQEEFLAIQPKIQLAQQELTRQQELTSGNAGALKNLQAAESSLSELRTRRAALKEQIGLMGINTDNLSTGKLVSVISLRSPINGVVSNISVNLGSAVDVNTTVAEVVDNSQLHLDLFVFEKDLPRLRKGQLIHFTLTNNPGKEYDAEIFSLGSSFEGESKAVSVHAMVKGDKTGLIDGMGITALISLEKAVVPTVPTEALVSHQGQDYIFIVTDAHAAHDHHDEGGEEHDHDAAEPHDHKEPEKAAPASGLTFERIPVAKGTTDVGYTEVTPLKEIPAGAQVVVKGAFFILAKQTNTGGHQH; translated from the coding sequence ATGAACAGAATATTGATTTTCCTGGTTTATTTTTCCTTATCAGCTACCCTCATTTCATGTGCAGGCAAAGGCGGACAGGAGCGTCCAGCCGAAAGTGGGGGCGAAGCGCATGAACACGAACATGAAAGTGAAAACACGGCTTCCCTCACCAACGAACAAATGAAAAGTATCGGCGTCCGGCTGGGTAACATTGAGCGGAAACAGCTGACCGCTTCCCTGAAAGCGAATGGCGTGCTGAAAGTACCAAATCAGAACAGGGCTACCATCCATTCCATTTACAGCGGGGTAATCAGATCGCTGCTGGTGCAGACGGGGAATACGGTAACGAAGGGGCAGGTGATCGCCACAATTGCCAATCCGCAATTTTTGATGTTGCAGGAAGAGTTCCTGGCCATCCAGCCCAAAATTCAACTCGCGCAGCAGGAGCTGACCCGTCAGCAGGAACTGACGAGCGGAAACGCCGGGGCTTTGAAAAACCTCCAGGCCGCCGAATCCTCGTTATCCGAACTCCGGACACGCCGTGCCGCGCTGAAAGAACAGATCGGGCTGATGGGTATTAATACCGACAACCTATCCACCGGCAAGCTGGTTTCGGTGATCAGTCTGCGCAGCCCAATTAATGGCGTTGTCAGCAATATTTCCGTAAACCTTGGCAGCGCGGTGGATGTGAATACGACGGTGGCGGAAGTGGTCGACAACAGCCAGCTGCACCTGGATTTGTTCGTTTTTGAGAAGGATTTGCCCAGGCTCCGGAAGGGCCAGCTCATCCACTTCACGCTGACGAACAATCCCGGTAAAGAATACGACGCGGAAATTTTCTCGCTGGGGTCCTCATTCGAAGGCGAAAGCAAGGCCGTCAGCGTCCACGCGATGGTAAAAGGGGATAAAACGGGCCTGATCGACGGCATGGGCATTACCGCTCTCATCAGCCTTGAAAAAGCCGTTGTTCCCACCGTGCCCACGGAAGCGCTGGTCAGCCATCAGGGCCAGGATTACATCTTCATCGTTACCGATGCGCATGCCGCGCATGACCACCACGACGAAGGCGGTGAAGAGCATGATCACGACGCCGCGGAGCCGCATGACCATAAAGAGCCGGAAAAAGCGGCGCCGGCCAGCGGCCTGACGTTCGAGCGGATCCCGGTGGCCAAAGGCACAACGGACGTGGGATATACGGAAGTCACCCCGCTGAAGGAGATTCCAGCAGGCGCGCAGGTGGTGGTGAAGGGGGCCTTCTTTATACTGGCCAAACAGACGAACACCGGCGGGCACCAGCATTAG
- a CDS encoding CusA/CzcA family heavy metal efflux RND transporter, translated as MMTLALVAWGIWSAGRLPIDAVPDITNNQVQIITRAPTLASQEVEQLITYPIEQSLANLPNLEEMRSISRFGLSVITVVFHDDIDIYFARQLINEKLKEAEEKIPRGMGTPELAPVSTGLGEIYQYIIHPKKGSEEKYSAMDLRTMQDWIVARQLYGTPGIAEVNSFGGLVKQYEVAVNPARLKALNVSIPEIFTALQTNNENTGGAYIDKKPNAYFIRGIGLVTNLEDIGNIVVKNVNGIPVLVKNVAEVRLGSAVRYGALTYNGDKEAVGGIVMMLKGANSAEVVARVKEKMETIKASLPEDIEIEAYADRTGLVDRAINTVKTNLIEGALIVIFVLVVFLGNMRAGLIVASAIPLSMLFALGMMNLFGVSANLMSLGAIDFGLIVDGAVIIVEATMHHLGLRKSQVRMTQAEMDEEVFLSASKIRNSAAFGEIIILIVYIPILSLVGIEGKMFRPMAQTVGFAILGALILSLTYIPMMSALILPKQFPGKRTFADRMMDFFQRQYAPLLRAAIKFKYLVVGIAMFFMAVAFLIFSRMGGEFIPQLQEGDYAFHCILPQGSSLSQSIETSMQASRIIKSFPEVKMVVGKTGTAEVPTDPMPPEASDLIITLKPQKEWDSDESYAELAERMLEKLEVIPGVFFEASQPIQMRFNELMTGVRQDVAIKIFGENIDTLAMLAPKVAAVVQGVKGATAPQIERTTGLPQITIAYDRAKIAGYGLNISDINTTVSTAFAGKAASVVFENERKFDLVVRLDSAHRSSIEDVSNLYIALPDGNQIPLDQIATVAVKEGPAQISREEGKRRVVVGFNVRDRDVESVVKEIQEKLSATRLLPTGYYLTYGGTFENLQEASARLRIAVPVSLALIFMLLYFTFRSFKEAALIFTAIPMSAIGGVLALLLRGMPFSISAGVGFIALFGVAVLNGIVLISTFNQLEKEGMNDVIARVLEGTKIRLRPVLMTATVASFGFIPMALSTGAGAEVQKPLATVVIGGLVSATFLTLVVLPLIYILFSGKGGGMKLKPSATMILLFTAVSLTSVSARAQEAPGKRATIQEVMQAAKGNLQYAVGQEMIGKGKAQVRTASLLPKTGIFAENEDYRPSDKTGILKIGVSQGVAWPGLYSSQKKLYGEQLKYAQVNAAVIDADVKREVRSIYYQLWFLQDKRALFQRLDSIYRSLSDAARLKVKTGDSPGLDSIAAMVRLKELEAQIAQADKDIQMQQALLRQVLNTEESTLPVDEPLEKLPVPQWLADSLHPVIQLERQNVSIAQAGVAVARNENMPEFSGRFFSQRLYGLNDPFTGFSVTASFPLLGAGSYKNKVRVARAETSVREKQFAYNLQVFNTQRANAWKEVEKNASMLKFYETTGLSQANEILKAATLAYRAGEISFAELSQFLSQAIDIQRNYLDNLNTYNQSVINYNYFIHQ; from the coding sequence ATGATGACGCTGGCGCTGGTGGCCTGGGGCATATGGAGCGCCGGCCGGTTGCCCATCGACGCAGTCCCTGACATCACCAACAACCAGGTCCAGATCATCACCCGCGCGCCCACGCTTGCATCCCAGGAAGTGGAACAGCTGATCACTTATCCCATCGAGCAAAGCCTGGCCAACCTTCCCAACCTGGAAGAAATGCGGTCTATTTCCCGGTTCGGTTTATCTGTCATCACCGTCGTTTTTCATGACGATATCGATATTTATTTCGCACGACAGCTAATCAACGAAAAACTGAAAGAGGCGGAAGAAAAAATCCCCCGCGGCATGGGTACACCGGAACTGGCGCCAGTAAGCACCGGCCTGGGCGAAATCTACCAGTACATCATCCACCCCAAAAAAGGAAGCGAGGAAAAATATTCCGCGATGGACCTGCGTACCATGCAGGACTGGATCGTAGCCCGCCAGCTTTACGGCACGCCCGGGATCGCAGAAGTGAACAGCTTCGGCGGATTGGTGAAGCAATATGAAGTGGCGGTGAATCCCGCGCGCCTCAAAGCGCTGAATGTCAGCATCCCGGAAATTTTCACCGCACTCCAAACCAACAACGAAAACACCGGCGGTGCTTACATCGACAAAAAACCGAACGCTTATTTCATCCGCGGGATCGGGCTCGTGACCAACCTGGAAGACATCGGCAATATCGTCGTTAAGAACGTTAACGGCATTCCTGTACTGGTAAAGAACGTGGCGGAGGTGCGCCTCGGCAGCGCGGTGCGTTACGGAGCGCTTACCTATAACGGCGACAAAGAAGCCGTCGGCGGTATCGTGATGATGCTTAAAGGCGCCAACAGCGCCGAAGTGGTGGCACGGGTAAAGGAAAAGATGGAAACCATCAAGGCTTCCCTGCCAGAAGACATCGAGATCGAAGCGTATGCCGACCGCACAGGGCTTGTGGACCGCGCGATCAATACCGTAAAAACCAATCTGATAGAAGGCGCACTCATCGTGATTTTCGTGTTGGTGGTTTTCCTTGGCAACATGCGCGCCGGACTGATCGTCGCGTCCGCCATCCCATTGTCCATGTTGTTTGCGCTGGGGATGATGAACCTCTTCGGCGTGAGTGCCAACCTCATGAGCCTTGGCGCCATTGATTTCGGGCTGATCGTGGATGGAGCCGTGATCATCGTGGAGGCTACGATGCACCATCTCGGTTTACGGAAATCGCAGGTGAGGATGACGCAGGCGGAAATGGATGAAGAAGTTTTCCTCTCCGCATCCAAAATCCGGAATAGCGCCGCATTCGGCGAAATCATCATCCTGATCGTTTACATTCCCATTTTGTCGCTGGTGGGCATCGAAGGCAAGATGTTCCGCCCCATGGCGCAAACGGTGGGCTTCGCCATCCTGGGCGCGCTCATTCTTTCCCTGACTTACATCCCCATGATGTCGGCTTTGATACTCCCGAAGCAATTCCCCGGTAAAAGGACTTTCGCAGACAGGATGATGGACTTCTTCCAACGCCAATATGCGCCGCTGCTTCGCGCCGCCATTAAATTCAAATATCTTGTTGTCGGCATCGCCATGTTTTTTATGGCGGTTGCGTTTTTGATTTTCAGCAGGATGGGAGGGGAGTTCATCCCGCAGCTCCAGGAAGGGGATTACGCATTCCATTGCATTCTTCCGCAGGGTTCTTCCTTGTCGCAAAGCATCGAAACTTCCATGCAAGCGAGCCGGATCATCAAATCGTTCCCGGAGGTAAAAATGGTGGTAGGCAAAACCGGCACGGCGGAAGTGCCAACAGACCCCATGCCGCCGGAAGCTTCCGACCTGATCATCACCCTCAAACCGCAAAAAGAATGGGATTCCGATGAAAGCTACGCCGAGCTGGCGGAACGCATGCTGGAGAAGCTGGAAGTGATCCCCGGCGTTTTCTTCGAAGCGTCCCAACCCATCCAGATGCGGTTCAACGAACTGATGACAGGCGTTCGCCAGGACGTAGCCATCAAAATATTCGGTGAAAACATCGACACGCTCGCCATGCTCGCGCCCAAAGTGGCGGCGGTAGTGCAGGGCGTCAAAGGCGCCACTGCGCCGCAAATAGAACGCACAACCGGACTCCCGCAGATTACCATCGCTTACGACCGCGCCAAAATCGCGGGGTACGGATTGAACATTTCCGATATCAACACGACCGTCAGCACCGCTTTCGCCGGAAAAGCCGCCAGCGTGGTTTTTGAGAATGAAAGGAAATTCGACCTGGTAGTACGGCTGGACAGCGCCCACCGCAGTTCTATCGAAGATGTCAGCAATCTCTATATCGCGTTGCCCGACGGCAACCAGATTCCCCTCGACCAGATCGCTACCGTGGCGGTTAAGGAAGGTCCCGCGCAGATCAGCCGGGAAGAAGGGAAACGCAGGGTCGTGGTGGGTTTCAATGTGCGCGACCGGGATGTGGAAAGCGTGGTGAAAGAGATACAGGAAAAGCTCTCCGCGACCAGGCTGCTGCCCACTGGCTACTACCTGACCTACGGCGGCACCTTCGAAAATCTGCAGGAAGCCTCGGCCAGGCTGCGCATTGCCGTACCGGTATCGCTGGCGCTGATTTTCATGCTGCTCTATTTTACTTTCCGATCGTTTAAGGAAGCGGCCCTCATATTCACCGCCATTCCCATGAGCGCCATCGGCGGGGTGTTGGCGCTGCTGTTGCGGGGCATGCCCTTCAGCATCTCCGCCGGCGTTGGGTTCATCGCGCTTTTTGGCGTGGCGGTATTGAACGGCATCGTGCTGATCAGCACATTCAATCAACTCGAAAAAGAAGGTATGAACGACGTAATCGCCCGGGTGCTCGAAGGCACCAAAATCAGGCTGCGGCCGGTGTTGATGACAGCTACCGTGGCTTCTTTCGGCTTTATCCCCATGGCTCTGTCCACCGGCGCCGGGGCGGAAGTGCAGAAACCGCTGGCCACCGTTGTCATCGGCGGGCTCGTATCCGCCACATTCCTGACATTGGTGGTATTGCCCCTGATCTACATCCTGTTTTCCGGGAAAGGCGGCGGCATGAAACTGAAGCCTTCCGCCACCATGATCCTACTGTTCACTGCCGTTTCCCTGACGAGCGTGAGCGCCCGCGCGCAGGAAGCGCCCGGTAAACGCGCTACCATCCAGGAAGTCATGCAAGCAGCCAAAGGGAACCTGCAATACGCAGTAGGTCAGGAAATGATCGGCAAAGGGAAAGCGCAGGTCAGAACCGCCAGCCTGCTGCCCAAAACAGGAATATTTGCTGAGAATGAAGACTACCGCCCCAGTGATAAAACCGGCATCCTCAAAATCGGCGTTTCCCAGGGCGTCGCATGGCCCGGGCTCTATTCGTCCCAGAAAAAATTGTACGGCGAACAACTGAAATATGCGCAGGTGAATGCCGCAGTAATTGATGCCGACGTGAAGCGGGAAGTCCGTAGCATATATTATCAGTTATGGTTTCTGCAAGACAAACGCGCTCTTTTCCAGCGGCTCGACAGCATTTACAGGTCGCTCTCGGATGCGGCCCGATTAAAAGTCAAAACCGGCGACAGTCCAGGCCTCGACAGCATCGCCGCTATGGTGCGGCTGAAGGAACTGGAAGCGCAAATCGCGCAGGCGGATAAGGATATCCAGATGCAACAGGCGCTCCTTCGCCAGGTGTTGAATACGGAAGAAAGCACCCTGCCGGTTGATGAGCCGCTGGAGAAGCTTCCGGTCCCGCAGTGGCTGGCCGACAGCCTGCATCCCGTTATACAGCTTGAACGCCAGAACGTGTCCATTGCGCAAGCGGGCGTAGCCGTGGCGCGGAATGAAAATATGCCGGAGTTTTCCGGCAGGTTCTTCAGCCAGCGGCTGTATGGTTTGAATGATCCATTTACGGGATTCTCCGTTACGGCGTCGTTTCCGCTGCTGGGCGCCGGTTCCTATAAAAATAAGGTGCGGGTGGCCAGGGCGGAAACCAGTGTCCGGGAGAAGCAATTCGCATACAATCTGCAGGTCTTCAATACGCAGCGCGCCAATGCGTGGAAAGAAGTGGAGAAGAACGCCAGCATGCTGAAGTTTTATGAAACTACCGGTTTAAGCCAGGCCAATGAGATCCTGAAAGCCGCCACGCTGGCTTACCGCGCCGGTGAAATCAGTTTCGCGGAATTATCACAATTCCTTTCCCAGGCCATCGACATCCAGCGCAATTACCTCGACAACCTGAATACCTACAATCAGTCTGTCATTAACTATAACTATTTCATCCATCAATAA
- a CDS encoding DUF6660 family protein, with protein MRYVAVILSFVMLILSCIPCADQGLGMNGGADAHDQYSTVQEEADNHHSHHSDGCSPLCVCSCCSVVTFVHQHVSVDLSVPGALSAYNCYHSQSYPEQSFPIFQPPQLA; from the coding sequence ATGCGATATGTTGCCGTCATATTATCTTTCGTGATGCTTATCCTGAGCTGTATCCCTTGTGCAGACCAGGGTTTAGGCATGAACGGCGGTGCAGATGCGCATGATCAGTACAGCACCGTGCAGGAAGAAGCTGACAACCATCATAGCCATCATAGCGATGGCTGTTCACCGCTTTGCGTTTGTTCCTGCTGTTCTGTCGTAACATTCGTGCACCAACATGTTAGTGTCGATCTTTCCGTACCTGGTGCACTATCTGCTTACAATTGCTATCATAGCCAATCTTATCCGGAGCAATCCTTCCCGATATTCCAACCTCCCCAACTGGCTTAA
- a CDS encoding glycosyl hydrolase, producing MPRMQITSMYIAWGNGPEHLLPDTLAAVYNDGSVPMITWEPWRSRFGHSIDGLGQEQKVLSLIPTGIFDSYLERFADQVKALNRPLFLRFAHEADNPAYPWSPSGGNTPDEFKAAWQYVHTLFQRRGAINAIWVWNPWKASNAETWFPGKAYVDWLGVTILNYGPAHGGNEWYAFEKLYAPFHRLPLFRSGLPVMVAEMGSAADAGNQSRWLSDAFRDISLLFPEIHAQVFFNTAHDTNVPPGDSSRYIDWTIRQPMPVLTALNNYPRLHGPVAAIASISQITTSSTAVHHLLPDSIRGLLYQKGEEWFGNRHVLTRRETASDMQQMQQLGVNTIRRYGPGVYDRNVLAEAGSHGIRVHYGFWLPDVTDMDKDSSSLTRMQASILRTVAGRRSDTVITAWHLGNNAWQELSQYHFKPALLYQQQRYLQWLEGLAAAIKAADPSRVVTTDLHMYPGLPESMPWLRLQLPAIDAFGVEATGDTSGLSRLLAGNFPCFINRMPVSAFAKLPPTPAFLTNWQDLENRNFVSFDGLTDLQGRYKKDLHLLTGLWSHSPAQAPLPKVKILRPSRTTLPGSQLTYNALVSTGNGWRFTVPDTDRLRFEWYLVQTDGYGNPFRIQQVGEGWSLTLRVPEQPMHYWLYLEAAKDGSVSTDFSSLHTPLF from the coding sequence ATGCCGCGCATGCAGATTACATCGATGTACATCGCGTGGGGCAATGGCCCGGAGCACTTGCTTCCCGATACCCTGGCGGCGGTTTACAACGACGGATCCGTGCCCATGATCACCTGGGAACCCTGGCGGTCGCGATTCGGCCACAGCATCGACGGGCTGGGCCAGGAGCAGAAAGTACTGTCACTCATCCCAACCGGCATTTTCGATAGTTACCTTGAACGGTTCGCGGACCAGGTAAAAGCATTGAACCGGCCCTTGTTCCTCCGGTTTGCGCATGAAGCGGATAATCCCGCATATCCCTGGTCGCCCTCCGGCGGTAATACTCCCGACGAATTCAAAGCGGCGTGGCAATATGTACACACACTTTTCCAGCGGCGTGGCGCCATCAATGCGATCTGGGTATGGAACCCGTGGAAGGCATCCAACGCCGAAACCTGGTTTCCCGGCAAAGCGTATGTGGACTGGCTGGGCGTTACCATCCTCAACTACGGGCCGGCGCATGGCGGCAACGAATGGTATGCCTTCGAGAAATTGTATGCGCCTTTCCACCGCCTGCCCCTCTTCCGCTCGGGATTGCCGGTGATGGTGGCGGAAATGGGCTCAGCGGCGGATGCCGGCAATCAGTCGCGCTGGCTCAGCGATGCATTCCGCGACATCAGTCTGCTTTTTCCTGAAATCCATGCCCAGGTATTTTTCAATACCGCACATGATACCAATGTACCTCCGGGAGATTCTTCAAGGTACATCGACTGGACGATCCGACAACCCATGCCAGTGCTGACGGCGCTGAACAATTATCCTCGGCTCCATGGTCCGGTGGCCGCCATCGCATCCATTTCCCAAATCACAACATCCTCTACCGCCGTACACCACCTGCTGCCGGACAGTATCCGCGGGTTGCTTTACCAGAAAGGAGAAGAATGGTTCGGGAACCGGCATGTGCTCACCCGCCGGGAAACGGCCAGCGACATGCAGCAGATGCAGCAGTTGGGCGTAAACACCATCCGCCGGTATGGGCCCGGCGTTTACGATCGCAACGTACTCGCGGAAGCGGGTAGTCACGGCATCCGCGTACATTACGGATTCTGGCTGCCGGATGTAACGGATATGGATAAAGACAGTTCGTCGCTTACGCGGATGCAGGCAAGCATTCTCCGCACCGTGGCCGGGCGGCGGAGCGATACCGTTATCACGGCGTGGCACCTGGGGAATAATGCCTGGCAGGAACTGTCGCAATACCATTTCAAGCCGGCGTTGCTTTACCAGCAGCAACGATACCTTCAATGGCTGGAAGGCCTCGCGGCGGCGATCAAGGCGGCGGACCCTTCCAGGGTGGTGACGACCGATTTGCATATGTATCCCGGGCTTCCGGAAAGCATGCCCTGGCTCCGGCTGCAACTCCCTGCTATAGATGCTTTCGGCGTGGAAGCCACCGGCGATACCAGCGGGCTTTCACGTCTGCTGGCCGGCAACTTTCCCTGTTTCATCAACAGGATGCCCGTCTCCGCATTTGCCAAATTGCCGCCAACGCCGGCATTCCTCACGAACTGGCAGGACCTGGAAAACCGCAACTTCGTATCGTTCGACGGCCTCACCGACCTGCAGGGGCGATACAAGAAAGACCTGCACCTGCTCACCGGACTATGGAGCCATTCGCCCGCGCAGGCGCCTTTACCTAAAGTAAAAATCCTCCGGCCTTCCCGCACTACACTTCCCGGAAGCCAGCTGACGTACAATGCGCTTGTCAGCACCGGCAACGGCTGGCGTTTTACCGTTCCTGATACGGACCGGTTACGGTTTGAATGGTATCTTGTTCAGACAGATGGTTACGGCAATCCTTTCCGCATACAGCAGGTAGGAGAGGGTTGGTCCCTCACGCTCAGGGTTCCCGAACAGCCCATGCATTATTGGCTGTACCTGGAAGCTGCGAAAGACGGCAGCGTGTCAACGGATTTCAGTTCGTTGCATACGCCGCTTTTTTGA
- a CDS encoding glycosyltransferase family 2 protein yields the protein MKEKLEPVTPPSRRELFTLRLMILLGTLSMGVLLVVLFKRTQIGYAPMYWVLMAAITFNCLAVLHEWYHYAAIRIPAAAQPQHPFTVDVLTTYFPGEPYQMIEETLTAIRAMKYPHTAWLCDEANDPYLKEVCARLGVRHVTRTSRKDAKAGNINNALQYATGELCVVLDPDHVPAPGFLDAVVHHFNDPEIGFVQIVQAYSNLGDSLIAKGAAQQTFQFYGPIMCTMNSYGTVLAIGANCTFRRAALDSIGGHASGLAEDMHTAMQLHAKGWKSRYVPVVLTRGLVPNTLSAYYAQQLKWARGTFELLVTAYPKLFRQFTWLQRLHYGTIPLHYLAGIVFLINFIVPVVSLVTGYIPFRADLVEFSLLALPAIASVVLIRHYVQRWVMEENERGFHVVGGLLFIGTWWIYLLGFVYTIARKKVPYLPTPKDDSGPDDWRLNIPNIFVLVISMAAIVYGLQADWNPYTLFMAAIAGINCLIMVFNIIASLQLRKIPDRYDWVKTLLIYPLLLKKQFWVFRHIHLYSGIRKLGLPLLLAAIVLSWWLTTGQQGVTNISPPPGITSSIQAFITLRARACRACRLHRCTSRGAMARSTCFPIPWRRFTTTDPCP from the coding sequence ATGAAGGAAAAACTGGAACCGGTAACTCCGCCGTCGCGGCGGGAACTGTTTACGCTCAGGCTCATGATCTTGCTGGGGACCCTCAGCATGGGAGTGCTGCTTGTCGTATTGTTCAAACGAACGCAGATAGGTTACGCCCCGATGTATTGGGTTTTGATGGCCGCCATCACATTCAACTGCCTCGCCGTTCTGCATGAATGGTACCATTATGCCGCTATCCGCATCCCTGCCGCTGCGCAGCCGCAACATCCGTTTACAGTTGACGTGCTCACCACTTATTTTCCCGGCGAGCCCTACCAGATGATCGAGGAAACCCTCACTGCCATCAGGGCCATGAAATATCCACATACTGCCTGGCTCTGCGACGAAGCGAACGACCCCTACCTCAAAGAAGTTTGCGCGCGACTCGGCGTGCGGCACGTAACCCGCACCAGCCGTAAAGACGCGAAGGCCGGGAACATCAATAACGCCCTGCAATACGCCACCGGAGAGCTTTGTGTGGTGCTGGACCCTGATCATGTGCCCGCTCCCGGCTTCCTCGACGCCGTGGTGCATCACTTCAACGATCCGGAAATCGGTTTCGTGCAGATCGTGCAGGCATACAGCAACCTGGGCGACAGCCTTATCGCCAAAGGAGCAGCCCAGCAAACGTTCCAGTTTTACGGTCCGATCATGTGCACCATGAACAGCTACGGCACGGTGCTGGCCATCGGCGCCAACTGTACCTTCCGCAGGGCCGCGCTGGATTCCATCGGCGGGCATGCCAGCGGCCTGGCCGAAGACATGCACACCGCCATGCAACTGCACGCCAAAGGATGGAAATCGCGCTACGTGCCGGTAGTGTTGACTCGCGGGCTGGTACCCAACACGCTTTCCGCGTATTATGCCCAGCAGCTGAAATGGGCGAGGGGTACGTTTGAATTGCTGGTGACCGCCTATCCGAAATTGTTCCGTCAGTTCACCTGGCTGCAACGGCTGCACTATGGCACCATCCCGCTGCATTATCTGGCCGGCATCGTATTTCTCATCAACTTCATCGTGCCGGTAGTTTCGCTGGTGACGGGTTATATTCCTTTCCGGGCGGACCTGGTGGAGTTTTCACTGCTGGCGCTACCCGCCATCGCGTCGGTTGTGCTGATCCGTCATTACGTGCAACGCTGGGTGATGGAAGAAAATGAGCGCGGCTTCCATGTGGTCGGCGGCCTGCTGTTCATCGGTACCTGGTGGATATACCTGCTGGGATTCGTCTATACCATCGCCCGGAAAAAAGTGCCGTACCTTCCCACGCCGAAAGACGATTCCGGGCCCGACGACTGGCGGCTGAATATCCCCAATATTTTTGTGCTGGTGATATCGATGGCGGCGATCGTATATGGGTTGCAAGCTGACTGGAATCCTTACACGCTTTTTATGGCGGCGATCGCGGGCATCAACTGCCTGATCATGGTATTCAATATCATCGCCAGCCTGCAGCTAAGGAAAATTCCTGACCGTTACGATTGGGTAAAAACGCTGCTGATCTATCCATTATTATTGAAAAAACAGTTTTGGGTGTTCCGTCATATCCACTTGTACAGCGGTATCCGCAAACTCGGGCTGCCTTTGTTGCTGGCAGCTATCGTGCTGAGTTGGTGGCTAACAACCGGGCAGCAGGGCGTTACAAACATTTCACCGCCCCCCGGCATAACATCTTCTATACAGGCGTTTATAACCCTTCGGGCAAGGGCATGCCGCGCATGCAGATTACATCGATGTACATCGCGTGGGGCAATGGCCCGGAGCACTTGCTTCCCGATACCCTGGCGGCGGTTTACAACGACGGATCCGTGCCCATGA